A part of Cryptococcus decagattii chromosome 2, complete sequence genomic DNA contains:
- a CDS encoding cytidine deaminase produces MSTQPLHLSSEVLDNLFSTAVIYRDRAYAPYSNYRVGAALLGADGQFYGGCNVENASYGAGICAERTAVVKAVSESQRNFLAVAVVSDIPSPSCSPCGICHCHFPSKEKILDLQANLRFIHTAPISLPICHEIRYVVKLIISQPIILPTVGPVELKPSICTE; encoded by the exons ATGTCGACAcagcctcttcatctttcctcCGAAGTTCTCGATAACCTTTTCAGTACAGCGGTAATCT ACCGTGATAGAGCTTATGCCCCGTACTCCAA CTATAGAGTCGGCGCGGCTCTTTTGGGTGCTGATGGACAGTTTTACGGTGGTTGTAACGTTGAAAATGCATCATACG GCGCTGGTATCTGTGCTGAGCGCACTGCCGTTGTGAAAGCAGTC AGTGAAAGTCAACGAAATTTTCTTGCAGTCGCTGTGGTGTC CGATATTCCCTCCCCATCCTGTTCACCCTGCGGCATCTGTC ACTGTCACTTCCCAAGCAAAGAGAAGATTTTAGACCTACAAGC TAATCTCCGATTTATCCATACAGCTCCTATTTCTCTCCCAATCTGTCATGAAATTCGTTATGTCGTCAAGCTCATTATCT CCCAGCCAATAATACTACCGACGGTAGGTCCTGTGGAGTTAAAACCATCAATATGCACAGAATGA
- a CDS encoding GPI mannosyltransferase 2 — protein sequence MVKLSPLALIFIAACFSRILHLTVLSGLSKALPLFDTSPSLLLPSPPPSLRWDAIHFSSIAYNGYKYEQQVAFQPGWLAVMRLTGEGVRFIRAAPVVELKDVILGGTIIANFAFVAATLVLYKLTEHIFNPTFALLTSLLYLLPPTATTSAPYTEPIYSLLTFSGVYLLSVKRQMTLASLCFAGATTIRSTGIFSSITLMCFAVFGDTHVFDLSNKDYFKRLIRKIWKPYLPALLVVAPFLMFQYYCETVFCTRESKLANTARPWCSNSPPVSYGFVQKLYWNVGPFEYWTLAQLPNIALAMPILSSSLVGVVKFFSHMVSSSQVHNHGTEEKPPPPILFELYSVHLLTMALLLFTSHTQIALRVCLGDPVVWWNAVKLGFDNVEMDEARKGQVKINNFGRYWVGWTVVWGAIAAVLWAGHYPPA from the exons ATGGTCAAGCTCTCACCTCTTGCTCTGATCTTCATCGCAGCCTGCTTTTCACGCATACTTCATCTTACAGTTCTCTCTGGCCTCAGCAAAGCTCTACCTTTGTTCGACACATCGCCATCTCTTTTGCTCCCTTCCCCACCACCCTCCCTACGATGGGATGCTATTCACTTTTCCTCTATAGCTTATAATGGCTACAAATATGAGCAACAAGTCGCTTTCCAGCCAGGATGGCTTGCGGTGATGCGACTGACAGGCGAAGGTGTGAGGTTTATAAGGGCAGCGCCAGTTGTAGAACTGAAGGACGTGATATTGGGAGGCACAATCATAGCTAATTTTGCATTTGTGGCTGCGACTTTGGTGCTTTACAA ACTGACCGAACATATCTTCAACCCAACGTTCGCACTTCTTACATCCCTACTGTATCTCCTGCCACCCACAGCTACCACTTCGGCACCTTATACAGAACCTATCTACTCTCTTCTGACATTCTCAGGCGTCTATCTGTTGTCCGTCAAGCGACAAATGACACTTGCTAGTCTTTGTTTCGCAGGGGCAACCACTATCAGGTCCACAGGCATTTTCAGCTCAATCACACTTATGTGTTTCGCTGTTTTTGGTGATACACACGTCTTTGATCTCAGTAATAAGGATTACTTCAAG AGATTGATCCGTAAAATATGGAAGCCTTATCTGCCAGCACTACTCGTTGTCGCACCATTCCTCATGTTCCAATATTATTGTGAGACTGTATTCTGTACGCGGGAATCGAAGCTCGCAAACACTGCTCGCCCGTGGTGCAGTAATAGCCCGCCAGTGTCTTATGGATTCGTTCAAAAACTGTACTG GAATGTTGGACCATTTGAATATTGGACACTGGCTCAGCTCCCAAACATTGCACTGGCAATGCCaatcctttcttcctccctagTCGGCGTTGTCAAGTTCTTCTCTCACATGGTATCTTCCTCTCAAGTTCATAATCATGGCACTGAAGAAaaaccacctccacctATACTATTCGAGCTTTATTCTGTTCATCTTCTCACCATGGCACTATTGCTATTCACCAGCCATACCCAGATAGCCCTACGGGTCTGCTTAGGCGATCCCGTGGTTTGGTGGAATGCGGTCAAATTAGGATTTGACAATGTTGAAATGGACGAGGCTCGCAAGGGGCAAGTCAAGATAAATAATTTTGGAAGATATTGGGTAGGCTGGACGGTGGTTTGGGGCGCGATAGCTGCCGTATTATGGGCAGGGCACTACCCACCTGCATAG
- a CDS encoding GTP-binding protein YchF, protein MAPKKKVVEEKKIRLGRPGNNLKVGIVGLPNVGKSSFFNTLSQTDLEARIPVPDERFDWLCSVYKPASKVPAFLTCIDIAGLTAGASTGAGLGNAFLSHVRAVDGIFQVVRAFDDAEVIHVEGDVDPLRDMQIISTELRLKDIEWVEKELDRLKKSSKNLGSVSLADKARKEEMATVEKILHTLVDENKDVRKGNWTSKEVEVINGLTLLTAKPITYLVNLSERDFVRKKNKWLPKIKAWIDENNPGDSLIPFSVALEERLVSMSDEEKAAEGEALGLGAKNPSALGKITTSGYASLDLIRYFTCGPDEVRAWTVRKGIKAPQAAGVIHSDFENKFVCGEIMSYDDLKEYGTEAAVKAAGKLRQQGKPYEIVDGDICYWKSGA, encoded by the exons ATGGctcccaagaagaaggtcgttgaggagaagaaaatcAGGCTCGGTCGACCTGGTAACAACTTGAAG GTTGGTATTGTCGGTTTGCCCAACGTCGGCAAgtcctctttcttcaacaCTCTTTCCCAAACGGATCTGG AGGCCCGTATTCCTGTCCCTGATGAGCGATTTGACTGGCTTTGCTCTGTTTACAAGCCTGCAAGCAAGGTCCCTGCCTTCCTCACTTGTATTGATATTGCCGGTTTGACTGCTGGTGCCTCTACTGGTGCCGGTCTTGGTAACGCCTTCTTGTCTCACGTTCGAGCTGTCGATGGTATCTTCCAAGTGGTCAGAGCATTTGATGATGCCGAAGTCATTCACGTCGAGGGTGACGTTGATCCTCTTCGAGACATGCAAATCATCAGTACCGAGTTACGGTTGAAGGATATTGAATGGGTAGAGAAGGAATTGGATAGGCTGAAGAAATCCAGCAAGAACTTGGGTAGCGTCAGTCTCGCTGACAAGGCcaggaaggaggaaatg GCAACCGTTGAGAAGATTTTGCACACCTTGGTCGACGAGAATAAGGATGTCCGAAAAGGCAATTGGACTAGTAAGGAA GTTGAGGTAATCAACGGCCTTACTCTCCTCACAGCCAAGCCCATCACATACCTTGTGAATCTCTCTGAGCGAGACTTTGTCCgcaagaagaacaagtgGCTCCCCAAGATCAAGGCTTGGATTGACGAGAACAACCCCGGAGATTCCCTTATTCCTTTTTCAGTTGCTCTTGAAGAGCGACTTGTTTCCATGTCTGATGAGGAAAAAGCTGCTGAGGGTGAAGCATTGGGCTTGGGTGCCAAGAACCCCAGTGCTTTGGGAAAGATCACAACTTCTGGTTACGCCAGTCTTGATTTGATCCGATATTTCACGTGTGGTCCTGACGAGGTCCGAGCATGGACCGTTCGAAAGGGTATTAAGGCTCCTCAAGCCGCGGGTGTCATTCA CTCCGACTTTGAGAACAAATTTGTTTGTGGCGAAATTATGTCTTACGATGACTTAAAGGAGTACGGCACCGAAGCGGCCGTCAAGGCTGCTGGTAAGCTGAGGCAGCAGGGTAAGCCTTACGAGATCGTGGATGGTGACATTTGTTACTGGAAGTCTGGTGCGTAA
- a CDS encoding DNA replication complex GINS protein PSF2 — MALPKTLHPALTPDELTFLAENDHINIVPLFSMTRVRLISGIYGPFRPPSASRVPLWLGLSLKKKRKCRIVPPEWLSVERLQAFLKDEKENSEGFERLPRRFMEISKILSDIASDDLSQPTLLQSLLKDIREVRQAKIRTGLQSEDVLQNDYLQVTNLTPLELCELKPFLVRAMGLMQTLRPPEEEEEEE; from the exons ATGGCTCTCCCCAAAACGCTCCACCCCGCACTTACGCCGGACGAGCTCACCTTCCTCGCCGAAAATGACCATATTAATATAGTCCCGCTCTTCTCCATGACACGAGTCAGGCTCATCAGC GGTATATATGGGCCATTCAGACCGCCTTCGGCTTCTAGAGTCCCGCTGTGGCTAGGGCTATCcctcaagaagaagaggaaatgcAGGATAGTGCCGCCCGAATGGCTTTCTGTCG AGAGATTACAGGCCTTTCTCAAAGACGAAAAAGAAAACTCTGAAGGATTCGAGAGGTTGCCACGGCGGTTCATGGAGATTAGCAAAATCTTGTCGGACAT CGCATCGGACGATTTATCTCAACCTACTCTTCTCCAATCATTACTAAAAGACATTCGAGAAGTCAGACAAGCAAAAATTAGAACGGGCTTGCAGAGTGAAGATGTCTTGCAAAACGACTATCTTCAG GTAACGAATCTCACTCCGCTGGAGCTATGTGAACTCAAACCATTCCTGGTAAGGGCAATGGGTCTAATGCAAACTCTCAGACCtccagaagaggaagaagaggaggaatAA
- a CDS encoding signal peptidase I — protein sequence MSFRTAFARLRPPPLLPTTIRTIQILAALHLVSTTLAELRICTGFSMLPTLSQHGDCVLVSPLPYWSPFSEKHKSAGPKRGDVVVATSPMHPGQTVCKRVLGVESDLVEIEPRRGGQRKWIDAGGNGYMVDMPDAQAEMDNVLLPRRSGEGQWVKVPKGHVWLVGDNLSNSTDSRKYGPVPIAMIKGKVLARVYPNPTWITNVVREIQAEA from the exons ATGTCCTTCCGTACAGCCTTTGCTCGCCTGAGACCGCCCCCGCTCCTCCCAACAACGATCCGCACAATCCAGATACTCGCCGCTCTCCACCTCGTTTCCACCACTCTTGCAGAACTCCGCATCTGCACAGGCTTCTCCATGCTTCCTACTCTCTCGCAGCATGGTGATTGTGTCCTTGTATCACCACTTCCTTACTGGTCACCTTTTTCTGAGAAGCACAAGTCTGCCGGACCGAAAAGAGGTGATGTTGTCGTCGCGACTTCTCCGATGCACCCTGGTCAAACTGTCTGCAAACGCGTCCTGGGTGTCGAGAGCGATTTGGTAGAGATTGAGCCAAGAAGAGGTGGGCAAAGAAAATGGATTGACGCTGGGGGAAATGGGTACATGGTGGATATGCCAGATGCTCAAGCAGAAATGGACAATGTTTTATTACCCAGACGAAGTGGCGAAGGGCAATGGGTCAAAGTACCCAAAGGCCATGTTTGGCTGGTTGGCGATAACCTTAGCAACTCTACCGACTCCAGAAAGTACGGGCCGGTACCTATAGCCATGATCAAGGGTAAAGTACTCGCCCGA GTCTACCCCAATCCTACTTGGATTACCAACGTTGTTCGAGAAATCCAAGCTGAGGCTTGA